In Oreochromis niloticus isolate F11D_XX linkage group LG5, O_niloticus_UMD_NMBU, whole genome shotgun sequence, a single window of DNA contains:
- the LOC102076092 gene encoding specifically androgen-regulated gene protein, with the protein MPINDTWPGDTGMETMNGMESAGSCDSVVSVNSGFSDDSLEHLSAEERACLMFLEETIESLDTEEDSGVSNDEPEQLPSSSNLATKVANLSASMSKSNLDDSQTSTNHQKPINKNFDARPMHSYLVPTPLLVASSAPCSVLGTKPGTPAVKTASSKPQFTSKNNKPGYKDNQKAVVRPTSSEANVMPPSTKPTARTAEGPLPRGPLSYDALVHLRRSASTKKTPLCPTVDHTIDSEKRHSAPVEGPTLGNLQRSDKSQSEVSKCKKGPPVVPPKPKKILTNISANTQNEESIISDSSYSVKNAADPQVVRVEALQKLGLLKGQEAENDKGTPLPPPKPNSSLGVTPDKFTRGPANSNPSRSQSFCNFQVPKESNNRPQQTTANLRQYTKRDQRPVSSHPAQSNGKRTANLEQSATLDNRRSSGNTSQPQSMKSAKPVTTTRTTTTAPPVPQKTSNSVGYKVMVVPGMGGDRKEALKKLGLLKD; encoded by the exons ATGCCCATAAATGATACCTGGCCAGGTGACACCGGAATGGAGACAATGAATGGCATGGAGAGTGCTGGCAGCTGTGACAGTGTGGTCAGTGTTAATTCTGGCTTT AGTGATGATAGTCTGGAGCACTTGTCTGCTGAGGAGAGGGCCTGTCTCATGTTTCTGGAGGAGACTATTGAGTCTTTGGATACTGAGGAGGACAGCGGAGTCTCCAATGACGAGCCTGAACAACTGCCCAGCTCCAGCAACCTTGCTACTAAAGTGGCTAATCTGTCAGCCTCCATGAGCAAAAGCAACCTTGATG ATTCACAGACATCAACCAATCACCAGAAACCAATCAACAAAAATTTTGATGCCAGGCCCATGCACAGCTACCTGGTTCCCACCCCTCTTCTTGTTGCAAGCAGTGCTCCCTGTTCTGTACTCGGTACTAAACCAGGCACTCCTGCAGTCAAAACCGCCTCCTCTAAGCCTCAGTTTACatctaaaaacaacaaaccaggATACAAAGACAACCAGAAAGCAGTTGTTCGCCCAACATCTTCAGAGGCTAATGTTATGCCTCCTTCCACAAAACCCACAGCGAGGACAGCTGAGGGTCCTTTACCTAGAGGACCTCTCTCCTACGACGCACTTGTACATTTGCGGAGGAGTGCCTCCACAAAGAAGACCCCTTTATGCCCAACAGTTGATCATACTATAGACTCAGAAAAACGTCATTCTGCCCCAGTGGAAGGCCCAACACTTGGAAATCTCCAAAGATCAGACAAATCCCAGTCAGAGGTTTCCAAGTGTAAGAAAGGTCCTCCAGTTGTTCCCCCAAAACCCAAAAAGATTCTTACTAATATATCTGCAAACACTCAAAATGAAGAATCTATAATATCAGATTCTTCATACAGTGTCAAGAATGCAGCTGATCCCCAGGTGGTGAGAGTGGAAGCTTTGCAGAAGCTGGGCCTCCTGAAAGGCCAAGAGGCAGAAAATGATAAAGGAACCCCACTGCCTCCACCCAAACCTAACTCCTCCTTGGGTGTAACACCTGACAAGTTTACAAGAGGTCCAGCTAATAGTAATCCATCAAGGAGCCAATCATTTTGTAACTTTCAAGTGCCAAAAGAGTCCAATAACAGACCTCAGCAGACCACTGCCAATTTGCGTCAGTACACCAAACGTGACCAGCGGCCTGTGTCATCACATCCTGCTCAATCCAATGGAAAGAGGACAGCTAATTTGGAGCAGTCTGCCACCCTGGACAACCGTAGAAGTAGTGGAAACACCTCTCAACCGCAAAGCATGAAATCAGCCAAACCAGTGACAACCACCAGGACCACCACAACAGCTCCCCCAGTACCCCAGAAAACCTCAAACTCAGTAGGCTACAAAGTGATGGTGGTGCCTGGGATGGGAGGTGATCGAAAAGAGGCTCTCAAAAAGCTTGGACTGCTAAAAGACTGA